A window of Marinobacter halotolerans genomic DNA:
TGCTCTGCGCCGTTCATGTTCTGGAGTCCTTTTTCGTCTTTTTTACGGGGCAAAAAAAAGCCCCCGGGACCTTTCGGTGCCGGGGGCTTTGGGTGTTCTGTCGAGCTGTTGCTATCTCACTCGGCTGTCCACGCGCAAGCCCCCGGATGGCACCACGACCACCAGGACAAGCTTCACTAGGACAATCACTGAAATGAGATTCATAAAATGGGCAACGACTCTGAATCTGTATTTGATTTAAGTGTAGAATCTACCCCACGTTTTTAGCCGTTTGCAACCTTTTTTCTCTTCCTGTGTGTGAGCAAGTCATGACCAAAGCAAAGCTGGGATCCATCGGGCTGTCTCTTTTACTGTTAATCGCCCTGATCGTTTGGATGGCAACCGGTGAGGTGAAAGTGGCCAAACAGCAGGCGCCGGACGCGGCGCAGTCCACCGACACGGAATTGCCAGCGGTGCAGGTAGCGCAGAGACAGACGCAGTTGTATCAGCCCGGTCTGCTTCTGCAGGGACAGATCGAGCCCTGGCAGTCAGTCACCGTTGCGGCGCGGGTGCCGGGAACCGTGGAGTCTCTGAACGTGGAGCTTGGGGATTCGGTCGAGGCCGGCCAGGTGATGGCGACGCTGTCAGAGGATGGCCGGCAGGCCGCCGTTACACGCTGGCAGGCCCGCCTTCGAAAGCTTGAGGCGGATCTGGCTGCGGCCAATCGGTTGCGGAGGCAGGATCTGATTTCCGAATCGGAAGTTCTGGCCCTCCAAAGCGAGATGGCCACCGCCAGGGCAGAATTGGCAGAGGCACAGCTGGCCATTGATCACCTGACCCCCAGGGCGCCCTTTGCCGGCACCATCAACCACAAGTCTGTTCAGGAAGGTGACCTGGTACAGGTCGGTTCACCCATGTTTGAACTGGTACGGATTGACCGACTGAAAGCGACCAGCCAGGTACCCCAGCAGTCCGTCAGCAAGGTGGCGGAAGGCCAGCCGGTCATCGTTGAGACACTGGATGGCGACACCCTTGAGGGAGAAGTCCGCTTCATCGCCAGTGCCGCCGACGCCCAGACCCGCAGCTTTGCCGTCGAGATTGCCGTGGAGAATCCCGACCGCAAACGGATTGCCGGTGGCAGTGCCACACTGCGCGTTGCCCTGCCGGAAGTGCAGGCCATGTTTGTATCGCCAGCCTACCTCAGGCTTGGGGACGACGGTCGCCCGGGTATCCGCCACGTCAACGATGACAACGAAGTGATTTTCACCAGGGTCAGTCTGCTGAGTGTTACCACGGAAGGCGCCTGGGTAACGGGCCTGCCCTCTGAAATACGCCTGATTACCCGCGGCGCGGGTTTTGTGTCCCTTGGGCAGAAGGTTCGCCCGGTCTCTGCTGATACCGAGCGGGGCTGAGCCACATGCGCCGGATCATTTTTGCGGCCCTTGACCGCAGTCGTACCGCCTTCCTGACTCTGCTGTTCCTGATTATCGGCGGTATTGCCGCCTTCCAGGCCATTCCCAAGGAAGCCAACCCCGACGTCACCATCCCGATGATCTACGTGTCCATGACTCTGGACGGCATCAGCCCGGAGGATTCCGAGCGTCTGCTGATCCGGCCCATGGAACAGGAGCTGCGCTCCCTTGAAGGGATCAAGGAGATGCGGTCCACCGCGTCTGAAGGACATGCCTCGGTAATGCTGGAGTTCGACGCCGGCTTCAACCCGGACAAGGCGCTGCAGGACGTTCGCGAAAAGGTGGACACTGCCCGCAGCAAACTGCCGCAGGAAGCCGACGAGCCCCGGGTGAACGAGATAAACGTCTCGCTTTTCCCGGTTTTGTCGGTGGGGCTTTCCGGCCCGCTGTCAGAGCGCGAACTGGTGACCATTGCCCGGCGCCTGCAGGATGCCATTGAGGGCATACCGGAAGTACTGGAAGTGGATATCGGCGGTGACCGGGAAGACCTGTTGGAAGTGGTGGTGGACCCCCAGGTACTGGAAAGCTACGGCGTCGACTACGACACCCTGGGCCAACTGGTAACCCGCAATAACCAGCTGGTCGCCGCAGGCAGCCTGGACACCGGCGCCGGCAGGATGACCATCAAGGTGCCCGGCGTGATCGAAACCGTCGAAGACGTGATGACCATGCCCATCAAGGTGGATGGCGACACAGTGGTGACCTTCGGCGACGTGGCCATGCTGCAACGTACTTTCAAGGACCCCACCGGCTTTGCCCGAATCAACGGCGAGCCGGCACTGGTGCTGGAAGTGTCCAAGCGCGCCGGGGCGAACATCATTGAAACCGTGGAGAAGGTAAAGGGCCTGATCAGCGACGCAGACAGCCAGCTGCCGGATGAACTGGAAGTACGTTACATCATGGATCAGTCCGGCGAGGTCCGGGACATTCTGGGTGACCTGCTGAACAACGTGCTGACAGCCATTGTGCTGGTGGTGGTGCTGATCATCGCTGCCATGGGCCCACGATCCGCCTTGCTGGTGGGTCTGACCATTCCGGGCGCGTTCCTGACTGGCATTCTGGTGATCTGGGCGATGGGGCTGACCCTCAATATCGTCGTGCTTTTCAGCCTTATTCTGGTGGCCGGCATGCTCGTGGACGGGGCCATTGTGGTCTCCGAGCTGGCCGACCGGAATCTGTCGGAAGGCCAGCCGGTGAAAACGGCCTGGGGTGGGGCTGCCTCCAGAATGGCCTGGCCAATCATTGCCTCGACCGCCACCACCCTGGTGGTCTTCATGCCCCTGCTTTTCTGGCCCGGGGTTGTGGGCGAATTCATGAAATTTCTGCCGATGACGGTCATCATTTGTCTGGCGGCCTCCCTGGCCATGGCGCTGGTATTTCTTCCGGTGCTCGGCAGCCTCGCTGGCGGTAAACGCGCGAAGCAGAGCCAGCACACCGGGCCCATGGGCAAAGCCTATCGTTCGGTTCTGGCACGGCTGCTGTCGGCACCATGGCTGACTCTGTTTGGTGTTCTCGCTGTGGTGGCCGTCATCTACGGCGCCTACGCAAAATTCAATTATGGCGTCGAGTTCTTCCCCAGCGTGGAGCCGGATTCGGCACAGGTTCAGGTCAGGGCGCGGGGCGATCTGTCGGTCTGGGAACGGGACGAAATCGTCCGGGAAGTGGAATATCAATTGCGCGGCATGCCGGAAGTGAAAGCCCTGTATGCGCGTTCCATGGTCGCGGCGGGCAATCGCATGGCGCCGGACGTGATCGGGGTGCTGCAGTTCCAGTTCACCGACTGGGACGAGCGCCGCCCGGCCAATCTGATTCTGGAAGAACTGCGCGACCGTACCGCCGACATACCGGGCATCGAACTGGAATTCCGTAAGCAGGAAGGCGGTCCGGCGGATGGCAAGCCCATTGAGTTGCAGGTCAGCAGCCGTGACAGTGCCGGGCTCAACGACTACGTGGACCGGATCAGGTCGGAAATGGACACCATGGACGGCTTTGTAGATGTCGAGGACGACCGCAGCCTGCCGGGCATTGAGTGGCGCCTGAACGTAGACCGTGCGGCCGCTGCACGATTCGGTACCGATGTACTGGGCGTAGGCAGCGCCGTGCGTCTGGTGACCAATGGCCTTGTGCTGGCCACCTATCGCCCGGAAGATGTCCGCGACGAAGTGGATATTGTGGTCCGCGTGCCCAATAACTGGCGGGAACTGGATCAGTTCCAGCGCCAGACCATCAATACCGCCCGTGGCCAGGTGGCGCTATCGCAGTTTGTCGAACTGGAACCGGGCGACAAGGTGGGCAGCATTGTGCGGGTCGATGGCCAGCGCACCGTTACCATCAAATCGGATGTGGCACCGGGTAGCCAGGCGGCGGCATTGCTGAAAGCACTGCAGGAAAGAATGCCGGAGACGCCTGAGGGCGTGGCCATCAGCTTTGCAGGCGAAAATGCTGACCAGCAGCAGGCGGCGAATTTCCTGACGTCGGCGTTCCTGGTGGCCATTGGTTTGATGCTGCTTATTCTGGTCACCCAGTTCAATTCGCTTTACCAGACCCTGCTGATCCTCTCCGCCATTGTACTGTCTACCGCTGGCGTGCTGCTGGGGCTGCTGCTGAACGCCCAGTCATTCGGCATTGTGATGGTGGGTATGGGCATCATTGCCCTGGCGGGCATTGTGGTGAACAACAACATCATTCTGATCGACACCTACAACGAAATGCGGACCAGTGGGCTGGCTGCCTATCACGCGGCCCTCGAAACCGGCTGCCTGCGTATGCGACCGGTGCTGCTCACCGCGGTGACTACCATTCTGGGCCTGATGCCCATGGTGTTTGGCGTTAACGTGGATATGCTGACGCCATCACTGGGCATCGGTTCGCCCTCAACCCAGTGGTGGACGCAGCTTTCCAGTGCCATCGCCGGTGGGTTGGCGTTTGCCACTATCCTGACCCTGTTTCTGACGCCGGCATTGCTGGTATTGGGTGCCCGTGTGGGCCAGCGAATTTCGGGATGGCGAAACAGCAGCGCCACCGAATTGTGAACTTCTGTTGGCAAATTGCGTTATTTTTCATCGGCACAGGCGGAAAAGCGATTTCTATCGCATAATTGGTACCAAATATGAATTGAAGTTCATACTTTTAGTTCCAAAGAAGGAATTACTGGTGCAGATCTGGAAGCGTTTGCTGTTGAGTCTGGTAATACTGTTGCCCGCTTTGGCTCTGGCGGATGTTGCGGTCTGGTCGGAAACAACGGAACGGCTTGACCTGGCGGGCCAGGTTGATTACTGGCAAGAGCCTGATGCCCGGGCGTCTGTGCAGGAGGTTATTGCCCTCGACGACAGCCAGTGGCAGGCGGATGGTGGCGAGAGCATCAGCTTCGGTTATGGCGACCAGGTTTACTGGTTCCGGTTCCAGTTAAGTAACCCGCTCGCTGAACCTCAGTCCCCGTTGCTTGAGATTGCCTATCCGGTTCTGGACCATATTGAGGTCTATGTACTGTCCGATGACCGGATGGTGCAAAGCCTCATGCTCGGTGACGAGAAACCCTTCTCCGAGAGGCCGGTTCTTCACCGTAACTTCCTTATTCCCCTGACGTTGCCTCCCGAAGGCCTGCAAACGGTTTATCTGCGCGTGGACACGACGAGCTCGATGCAGGTGCCACTGATCCTCTGGGATCAGGCCGCATTTTTTGGCTCGGCGCAGTCCCGCAATCTTTTCGAAGGCATCTATTACGGCATCGTGCTGGTGATGATCCTGTATAACCTGTTTGTCTACCGCGCGGTGGGCGAGCGGAGTTTTCTCTTTTATGTGGGCTATATCGCCGCCATGCCGCTGTTTCTGGCCAGCCTGCATGGGGTCAGTTTCCAGTATCTCTGGCCTGATGCGACCTGGTGGAACGACCGGGCGATCATCGTTTTCCTCAATCTGGCGGTCTTTTTTGGTGGTGCCTTCACTCTGCGTTTCCTGACTGTGCGCCGTGAAATTCACCCGATTCTGAACCGGGTGGTGGTCGCGTTGATGGCCATGGCCGGGGCACTTGCCGCTGCTGGTGTGTTCGTACCCTATGCCCAGATGGTGTTACCCACCATTGTCGTCGCGGGGCTTGGGTGCAGCGCGATGCTGGTGATTGGCGTGGTGCGCTGGCTGAAAAACGATCCGGCAGCCCGGTATTACGCCATAGCCTGGTTTTTCATGCTGTTCGGCGGCATTGTCCTGGCGCTCAGCAAGTTCACGCTTCTGCCCCGGAATTTCCTGACCGAGAATGCCACCCAGGTAGGATCGGCGATCGGAGTCATTCTGCTGTCGGTCGCGCTGGCGGACAGGCTGAACCAGGAAAAACGGCGGGCCTTTGAAGCCCAGCAGAAACTGCTGGCCGAAGAGCGCAAGGCCAGGATCGCCCAGGCCAAATCGCTGCACGTTCAGCAGGAAGCCAACACCATGCTCGAAAAGCGTGTCCAGCAACGCACCCACGACCTTGAATCCCTGAATATAAAACTGATGGAGCTCAGTGCCACCGATTCGCTCACCGGCCTGAAGAACCGTGGGCATTTCGACCGGGTATTTAAATCCACAGTGGTCAAGGCGTTCCGCTTCGGCCAGCCCCTGTCCTTGCTGATTCTGGATATTGATCATTTCAAGAAGTTCAACGATACCTATGGCCACCTGGTGGGCGACGACTGCCTGCAGATGGTGGCTGGCTGCATTGGTGAGTTTGTCACACGTCCCCAGGACTTTGCAGCCCGCTACGGCGGCGAGGAGTTTGTTGTGCTGCTGCCCGATACCCCGAATGAGGGCGCTATGCGGGTCGCGGAGAAGATCCGGAGGAAGATTGAAGAAACCGGCTTTCGCGTGTCCGAGGAGATTCTGCATCTGACTGTCAGTATCGGGATCTGCACGGTAACGCCGTCCCGGGCGGATGCCACCAAGGAGATATTTACCAGGGCTGACGAAGCGCTTTACGAAGCCAAGGGTGCGGGCCGTAACCGAGTCGTCTCCAGTGCCTCCAGTGCAAATGCCAGCTCCAGCAGCGTTCTTTCACCACCATGACGGCCCATCAGTTGAACCCCAATGGGCAGATTCTGTTCCGTCAGGCCGCCGGGCAGGGTAATGGCAGGCGCACCGCTGGTGTTGGCCAGGGGCGTGAAGCTGACATACCGGAATAACCGTTCGAACAGTTCATCGAAAGGCACGTTGGGGCTGAGGTAGCCAATCTCCGGCGTGGTGTGGCCAACGACCGGCGTCAGTACTGCATCGAAGCCGGCAACGGCTTTTGCGTAGTCATGGTAGGAACGTTTGAGGCGCCAGAGTGCAGCGGGCAGGCGGTAGAACTGTTTCTTGAAGAGCCGGTAAAGCCCTTCAGTCAGACCATCCACTTTGCTTTTGTCAAAGCCCGGGCCAATCAGGCGCTTGCCGTTACTGCGCACCCCAAACGCCAGCATTCCCCAGTAAAGGGCAAAATCGGCAGGGAAGGTTTCTGGTACGGGGACCGGCATCGGTTCCAGGTGGTGCCCCATGCCTTCCAGGCTTTTTGCCACGGACGCCACGGCCTGATGGGTGTCTGAATCCGTCGGGTGGCCGTTGATTGAATCGAAAACCAGCCCGATTTTCATTGCCCTTTCCGGTGGGGCCTCCACCTTGCCAATGGCAGGCAGTTTCGGGTTGCGATAATAGCGCTCTGCACCAGCATAGAAGTTGGCAGTATCCCGCACGCTCCGGGTCACCACGCCATCGGTGACGATGTTGATGGGCAGGGATTTGGCCGCGTCGTTATCGATCAGCCGGCCGCGTGAGGGTTTAAGACCCACCAGGCCGCAGCAGGCGGCGGGGATGCGAATAGACCCGCCGCCATCGTTGGCATGGGCAATGGGGACAACGCCCGCCGCAACCAGCGCCGCCGACCCGCCTGACGATGCGCCGGAGGAGAATGCCGTGTTCCAGGGGTTGCGGGTGGGTTCGCCGTGGGCCGGTTCGGTGGTCGCATTGAACCCGAATTCAGGCAGTGTGCTTTTACCGATACAGACCAGGCCCTGGGCCAACAGCAGCTCTGCAAACGGGCTGGTTCTGGCCGCGATGTATGGTTCCATTGCTGCTGTGCCATGCCCGGTGGGGAACTTCTCAAGGTCGGTGTTGTCCTTGATCAAGGTTGGAACACCTGAAAATACGACGTCTGGATGGGCGTGGTGTTGCCCTGAATGGCCGGCAATTGCCTCAGCGTCATGTGGTATGGGTGTAGCGAAGCCGCCGATGACCGGCTGGGCATATCTGGCCCGGTCAAGGCTGGCATTGATCAGTTCGCTCCGGGAGCATTCGCGCCTGCCCAGCATGCCTGCAAGAGCGGTTGCGTCGTGTTGTCCCAGTACATCGTCGCAGAAGGTGTGAAAGCGGGGATGGCCCGGAGTCATGAAAAAATTCCTTACGGTTTTAATCCTTTGTATCAGGCGATAAGCTTAAGAAAGCTATAGTCAGAATTACTAGTGAATTTAATGTTTGAATCATCAATCGACGCGTTTGCCGAGCCCCTGGTGCGCCACTTTCTCGGAATATTTTTCCTGATGATCGGTGTTCAGTTCACCGCTCGCAGCCTGGGCCTCTATGCGCGCAATGGTTTTTCCTACATCCATTATGGCGAGCGTCGGTCAGCGGGCTGGTGGCACCGGCAGCTGTTCAATGTTTTCCGCACCCTGATTCTCGCCGCCGTCGTTGCCCGCATCTTTGTCGACATTGACGGTTGGTTCGGAGTCTTTCCGGCGCTTTATCACTGGCCCGTGCTGGTTGCGGGTATGGCCTGCCTGATTACTGCTTTCGGCCTGGTCAATTACTTTCAGGCCTATATGCATGAGCAGTGGCGTTCTGGCGTTGACCACAGCCAGGGCCAGCACTTGCTGACCGGCGGCCCCTACAGCCGCAGCCGCAACCCGGTTTTCATGTCGGTCATGCTGGGGCAACTGGGCTTTTTTCTGGCATTGCCCTCGGTATTCTCCCTGGTCTGTCTGGTGACCGGGGTTGTGGTGCTGATGCGTCAGGCCCGGGTGGAAGAGCGCGCGCTGTCAGATATCTTCGGCGACGCCTACGAAAGCTATCGCCGCCGCGTTCCGCGCTGGATCTAGCCTCGCCCCGGGGGCTAGGCTTTCTGTCTTGCGGTCTTGATCACATCATAGGCGTTACTGATTTCCCGCGTTTTCTGTTCGGCCATTTCCCGCATGCTATCTGGCAGGCCCCGCCCGGCCAGTTTGTCCGGGTGGTTCTCACTCATCAGTTTGCGGTAGACCTTCTTAATGTGGTCGTCGCTATCCGAGGAAGAGACTCCCAGTACCTTGTAGGCGTCTTCCAGCTGACTGGCCGTTGAGCGCTGCGCAGAACCGGCCTGGCCGCCCTGGGACCCTCTCAGCATGGCTTCCAGCTGGTCTACCTGGGATTCCGGCAGGCCAAGCCCGCGGGCAATTCGAAGCAGCATTTCATGTTCGGCCGGATGAACCACGCCATCGGCGGCCACGGCAGAGACCTGCACCTGCAGGAACATCTGCAGCAGCGCCGGTTGGCGACCGCTGATTCTCAGGAAATGCTGTAGCTCGGCGTCCAGGTCAAAATCATCGGCTTTGCCGCGATTAAAGGCTGCCTTGGCTTTGTCCCGGCTCTCGTCTGTGAGGCGGAACTGCTGGAACAGGCGCTCCGCAACCTGGATTTCGTCACGGGTGACCACACCGTCCGCTTTACAGAGCGCGCCCATTACCGCGAACACAGATTCCAGAAACCCGGTCTGCACGTTACTGATTTTTTGCCACAGCCGGTATTTGATGTAGCGGGTCAGAAATGCGCCCGCGGCTGCGCCAATCAGAAGTCCCGGCAAGCGCCCGAACAGGTAGCCGATCAAACCGCCAATAAACAGGCCGAACATGTAGGGTTCCTTATAATGGGTGAAATATCAGATGAATAACTTCACAGCATAGCGCCGATTGGCCTGAGACTGAATGATCGGATGCAAGATCGCCCAGCGTAGATGACCTCGATAGGCCGTTCCCGGGAGGGTAGACTGAACCCATGACATCAGATCTTTTTGACGAATCGGAAGCGCCCTGGGTCGAGTCCCTGGGTGATGGTGCAGTTGTACTCAGGCGATTTGCACGGGCCATGGCGCCGGATTTACTGAACGCCATCAACCAGGTAACCGGGCAAGCCCCCCTGCGCCAGATGAAAACACCTGGCGGCCACACCATGTCCGCTGCCATGGCCTGCTGCGGCACCTGGGGCTGGGTAACCGATCGCCAGGGCTATCGCTATCAGCAGACCGACCCGCTGACGGATAAGCCCTGGCCGCCAATGCCGGACGCATTAAGCAATCTGGCCCGACAGGCAGCGGCGCAGGCCGGCTATCTGAACTTTCAGCCGGACGCCGGCCTGATCAACCAGTATCTGCCGGGGGCAAAAATGGGGTTGCACCAGGACAAGGACGAAACGGATTTCACCCAGCCTATCGTGTCGGTGTCTCTGGGCGCGCCGATTGTGTTCCAGTTCGGCGGTAACCGGCGCAGCGACCGCCCACAGAAAGTACCGCTGGAGCATGGAGACGTGGTGGTGTGGGGTGGTACATCACGGCTGCGGTACCACGGGGTGCTGACACTAAAATCCGTGGAGCATCCCCTGACCGGCGCCTGTCGTTACAACCTGACCTTCCGCCGCGCCATGTAGGCGGTTGAAGGAAGCCGGTTATAGGTGGCTTGTCAGTATCCACCCGCCAACGCCGATCAGGGTCAGGCCGCCAAAGATTTCCGCCCGATGTCCCAGAACCGACCCTACGATCCGCCCGAGCATCACGCCCAGCGTCACCATGATGGTGGTGGCCAGGCCAATCAGCCCAGCGGCCAGCAGGATATTGACGTTGATAAAGGCCAGCCCCACGCCCACTGCCATGGCGTCGATGCTGGTGCCAACGGCGGTCAACGCAATTTTAAGAAAGGATTGGCCGTTGGGCTGTTCTTCGTCTTCCGAGACTGGCTTCATGCCCTCATAGATCATGTGCAGGCCAAGGGCGACCAGAAGCGTGAATGCAATCCAGTGATCCCAGGCTTCCACATGGGCCGCCGCCGATTTGCCGATGAGCCAGCCAATCAGAGGAGTGATCGCCTCGATCGTGCCGAAGATAAGACCCAGTTTGAGGGCATCTGAAAAACGCGGG
This region includes:
- a CDS encoding efflux RND transporter periplasmic adaptor subunit, which codes for MTKAKLGSIGLSLLLLIALIVWMATGEVKVAKQQAPDAAQSTDTELPAVQVAQRQTQLYQPGLLLQGQIEPWQSVTVAARVPGTVESLNVELGDSVEAGQVMATLSEDGRQAAVTRWQARLRKLEADLAAANRLRRQDLISESEVLALQSEMATARAELAEAQLAIDHLTPRAPFAGTINHKSVQEGDLVQVGSPMFELVRIDRLKATSQVPQQSVSKVAEGQPVIVETLDGDTLEGEVRFIASAADAQTRSFAVEIAVENPDRKRIAGGSATLRVALPEVQAMFVSPAYLRLGDDGRPGIRHVNDDNEVIFTRVSLLSVTTEGAWVTGLPSEIRLITRGAGFVSLGQKVRPVSADTERG
- a CDS encoding sensor domain-containing diguanylate cyclase, whose translation is MQIWKRLLLSLVILLPALALADVAVWSETTERLDLAGQVDYWQEPDARASVQEVIALDDSQWQADGGESISFGYGDQVYWFRFQLSNPLAEPQSPLLEIAYPVLDHIEVYVLSDDRMVQSLMLGDEKPFSERPVLHRNFLIPLTLPPEGLQTVYLRVDTTSSMQVPLILWDQAAFFGSAQSRNLFEGIYYGIVLVMILYNLFVYRAVGERSFLFYVGYIAAMPLFLASLHGVSFQYLWPDATWWNDRAIIVFLNLAVFFGGAFTLRFLTVRREIHPILNRVVVALMAMAGALAAAGVFVPYAQMVLPTIVVAGLGCSAMLVIGVVRWLKNDPAARYYAIAWFFMLFGGIVLALSKFTLLPRNFLTENATQVGSAIGVILLSVALADRLNQEKRRAFEAQQKLLAEERKARIAQAKSLHVQQEANTMLEKRVQQRTHDLESLNIKLMELSATDSLTGLKNRGHFDRVFKSTVVKAFRFGQPLSLLILDIDHFKKFNDTYGHLVGDDCLQMVAGCIGEFVTRPQDFAARYGGEEFVVLLPDTPNEGAMRVAEKIRRKIEETGFRVSEEILHLTVSIGICTVTPSRADATKEIFTRADEALYEAKGAGRNRVVSSASSANASSSSVLSPP
- a CDS encoding amidase, whose translation is MTPGHPRFHTFCDDVLGQHDATALAGMLGRRECSRSELINASLDRARYAQPVIGGFATPIPHDAEAIAGHSGQHHAHPDVVFSGVPTLIKDNTDLEKFPTGHGTAAMEPYIAARTSPFAELLLAQGLVCIGKSTLPEFGFNATTEPAHGEPTRNPWNTAFSSGASSGGSAALVAAGVVPIAHANDGGGSIRIPAACCGLVGLKPSRGRLIDNDAAKSLPINIVTDGVVTRSVRDTANFYAGAERYYRNPKLPAIGKVEAPPERAMKIGLVFDSINGHPTDSDTHQAVASVAKSLEGMGHHLEPMPVPVPETFPADFALYWGMLAFGVRSNGKRLIGPGFDKSKVDGLTEGLYRLFKKQFYRLPAALWRLKRSYHDYAKAVAGFDAVLTPVVGHTTPEIGYLSPNVPFDELFERLFRYVSFTPLANTSGAPAITLPGGLTEQNLPIGVQLMGRHGGERTLLELAFALEALETTRLRPAPLAS
- a CDS encoding methyltransferase family protein yields the protein MFESSIDAFAEPLVRHFLGIFFLMIGVQFTARSLGLYARNGFSYIHYGERRSAGWWHRQLFNVFRTLILAAVVARIFVDIDGWFGVFPALYHWPVLVAGMACLITAFGLVNYFQAYMHEQWRSGVDHSQGQHLLTGGPYSRSRNPVFMSVMLGQLGFFLALPSVFSLVCLVTGVVVLMRQARVEERALSDIFGDAYESYRRRVPRWI
- the djlA gene encoding co-chaperone DjlA, whose amino-acid sequence is MFGLFIGGLIGYLFGRLPGLLIGAAAGAFLTRYIKYRLWQKISNVQTGFLESVFAVMGALCKADGVVTRDEIQVAERLFQQFRLTDESRDKAKAAFNRGKADDFDLDAELQHFLRISGRQPALLQMFLQVQVSAVAADGVVHPAEHEMLLRIARGLGLPESQVDQLEAMLRGSQGGQAGSAQRSTASQLEDAYKVLGVSSSDSDDHIKKVYRKLMSENHPDKLAGRGLPDSMREMAEQKTREISNAYDVIKTARQKA
- the alkB gene encoding DNA oxidative demethylase AlkB — its product is MTSDLFDESEAPWVESLGDGAVVLRRFARAMAPDLLNAINQVTGQAPLRQMKTPGGHTMSAAMACCGTWGWVTDRQGYRYQQTDPLTDKPWPPMPDALSNLARQAAAQAGYLNFQPDAGLINQYLPGAKMGLHQDKDETDFTQPIVSVSLGAPIVFQFGGNRRSDRPQKVPLEHGDVVVWGGTSRLRYHGVLTLKSVEHPLTGACRYNLTFRRAM
- a CDS encoding manganese efflux pump MntP, giving the protein MNLFALLLLALAMSTDAFAAAIGKGASQKYPRFSDALKLGLIFGTIEAITPLIGWLIGKSAAAHVEAWDHWIAFTLLVALGLHMIYEGMKPVSEDEEQPNGQSFLKIALTAVGTSIDAMAVGVGLAFINVNILLAAGLIGLATTIMVTLGVMLGRIVGSVLGHRAEIFGGLTLIGVGGWILTSHL